One region of Chryseobacterium muglaense genomic DNA includes:
- a CDS encoding helix-turn-helix domain-containing protein: MGRVNTPHLSTVSREELEILQIKSANASLRKRCQLILLKGDGRSSKDVGSILRMSHVSVNSWVKRYKEEGILGLSIKPGRGKKGLLNLEEDKDSILESIKKHRQKVSSAKAEWELVSGKKVSEKTFKRFLKSLVEDING, from the coding sequence ATGGGTCGAGTAAATACACCACATTTAAGTACGGTTTCAAGAGAAGAATTAGAAATATTGCAGATAAAGTCTGCTAATGCAAGCTTACGCAAACGCTGTCAACTGATTCTGTTAAAAGGGGATGGTCGTAGTTCAAAAGATGTAGGAAGTATTTTGAGAATGAGCCACGTGAGCGTTAACAGTTGGGTTAAACGATATAAAGAAGAAGGAATTTTGGGTTTGTCTATTAAACCTGGAAGAGGGAAGAAAGGGTTATTGAATTTAGAAGAAGATAAGGATTCGATTTTGGAATCTATAAAAAAGCATCGTCAGAAAGTATCCTCAGCCAAAGCAGAATGGGAGTTGGTGAGTGGGAAAAAAGTGAGCGAAAAAACCTTTAAACGGTTTTTAAAAAGCTTGGTGGAAGATATAAACGGATAA
- a CDS encoding DUF3289 family protein, which yields MAILKKANNINIQVANNYTSLSKVSYEESEEVIIEATKENLELSSQKRTILQGFGKDGTRGDDGCKEGVIQVSSQLIGKARRDPGFKTDGTKAEDMYFADRPTSSASIQNDPVFKFNDATLEAYLDQLMKSLSIGSMETVALEMSSRFKQGTGGTYKSTILNNEISNNPAFVKYNSSFTNQFKTELKKVHYDVTKINVITMDLLNFSSFLDKATGLGITIHQVWSVKAEIIDYSYNKCTKMWSGKLKYTFYDHFGLDWDDIVKHGEDIMPQYHTGDYFKAWYILQHYRSARPFITEMEREVFLGGNSDRD from the coding sequence ATGGCTATATTAAAAAAAGCAAATAACATCAATATCCAGGTTGCTAATAATTACACTTCTCTTTCTAAAGTTTCTTATGAAGAATCTGAGGAAGTGATTATTGAAGCTACAAAAGAAAACCTTGAGCTATCCAGCCAGAAGCGTACAATATTGCAGGGGTTTGGGAAAGATGGAACAAGAGGAGATGATGGTTGTAAAGAAGGAGTAATACAGGTAAGTTCCCAATTGATAGGAAAAGCCAGAAGAGATCCAGGATTCAAAACTGATGGAACCAAAGCTGAAGACATGTATTTTGCAGATCGTCCTACATCCTCTGCTTCAATACAAAATGATCCGGTATTCAAATTTAATGATGCAACTTTAGAGGCTTATCTTGATCAACTGATGAAATCTCTTTCAATCGGTAGTATGGAAACTGTTGCATTAGAAATGTCAAGTCGTTTTAAACAAGGAACTGGCGGAACATATAAAAGTACTATTTTAAACAACGAGATAAGTAATAATCCTGCTTTTGTAAAATATAACTCCAGTTTTACCAATCAATTTAAAACTGAGCTAAAAAAAGTTCATTATGATGTTACAAAAATAAATGTTATCACAATGGATTTACTAAATTTTTCCTCTTTTTTAGACAAAGCCACTGGATTGGGCATAACAATACATCAAGTATGGAGTGTAAAAGCAGAAATAATAGATTATTCATATAATAAATGTACAAAAATGTGGAGTGGAAAATTGAAATACACTTTTTATGATCACTTTGGCTTAGACTGGGATGATATTGTAAAGCACGGTGAAGATATAATGCCACAATATCATACAGGTGATTACTTTAAGGCTTGGTATATTTTGCAACATTATAGGTCTGCAAGGCCCTTTATCACTGAGATGGAAAGAGAGGTTTTCCTCGGTGGAAATTCTGATAGAGATTAA
- a CDS encoding IS630 family transposase, translating into MRKRPKGKCNEELYVSKKLDLQELETLESMGLIDLFYGDESHVSSEGYVPYGWQFPDEEVAVYVEKGYKTNIFAMINRSNVCHWKTTEQNINSEFVINFLEDLSFKIQKKTVVALDNASVHRSKLLKQNIENWEQRGLFIFYLPPYSPHLNIAETLWRKLKTEWLYHEDYLEKDTLFYSVNRCMANVGKHLNIRFSQFNAK; encoded by the coding sequence ATAAGAAAACGTCCTAAAGGTAAATGCAATGAAGAGTTGTATGTCTCCAAAAAGTTAGATTTACAAGAACTAGAAACTCTGGAAAGTATGGGGTTGATTGATTTGTTTTATGGAGATGAGAGCCATGTAAGTAGCGAAGGCTATGTTCCTTATGGATGGCAATTCCCTGATGAAGAAGTAGCTGTTTATGTAGAAAAAGGCTACAAAACAAATATTTTTGCAATGATTAACCGCTCCAACGTATGCCATTGGAAAACCACCGAGCAAAACATTAACAGTGAATTTGTGATAAATTTTTTAGAGGATTTATCTTTTAAAATACAGAAAAAAACGGTAGTTGCTTTAGATAATGCATCTGTTCACCGGTCAAAACTATTAAAGCAGAATATAGAAAATTGGGAACAAAGAGGATTATTTATCTTCTATCTGCCACCCTATTCTCCACATCTGAACATTGCGGAAACCTTATGGCGAAAATTGAAAACAGAGTGGCTATATCATGAAGATTATCTTGAAAAAGATACTTTATTCTACTCCGTAAACAGATGTATGGCAAATGTAGGAAAACATCTAAACATCCGTTTCTCGCAATTTAATGCAAAATAA